A window of Prolixibacter sp. SD074 contains these coding sequences:
- a CDS encoding ABC-F family ATP-binding cassette domain-containing protein yields MITVSDLAIQFGKRILFQDVNMKFTPGNCYGVIGANGAGKSTFLKMISGEQDSTRGSISMGPGERLSVLSQDHHAYDEYNVLDAVMMGYRELWIIMQEKDAIYAKSDFSEADGMKAAELEDKFAEMDGWNAESGAAALLSGLGIRESLHYRRMGDLEQKEKVRVLLAQALFGNPDNLLLDEPTNDLDLETVMWLENFLANFNNTVILVSHDRHFLDSVSTHTVDIDFGKIRMFGGNYSFWYHSSQLAARQMAQQNKKMEEKKKELQEFISRFSANVAKSKQTTSRKKMLEKLNVEEIQPSTRRYPGIIFQPGREVGNNILSVKNLSKSIDGEVLFNNVNFTIEKDEKVVFLSRDTRSMTALFNILNGDDKPDSGEFEWGVTVTTGYLPMDNNRFFKNDLPLVDWLAQYTNNTDASFLRSFLGKMLFSGEEIFKNSKVLSGGEKMRCMISRLMMRHPNVVMLDNPTNHLDLESIQAFNNGLISFPGIVLMSSHDHEFIQSVCNRVIELTPNGTIDKLIDYDDYISDDRIKELRESMYMQ; encoded by the coding sequence ATGATTACAGTTTCAGATTTAGCCATTCAGTTTGGTAAAAGAATACTTTTTCAGGATGTGAACATGAAGTTTACGCCCGGGAACTGCTACGGAGTGATTGGAGCCAACGGAGCCGGAAAATCTACTTTTTTGAAAATGATTTCAGGAGAGCAGGATTCGACCAGAGGTTCTATTTCCATGGGGCCTGGCGAACGATTGTCAGTGCTCAGCCAGGACCACCACGCGTATGATGAATACAACGTGCTCGACGCCGTGATGATGGGTTACCGGGAGTTGTGGATCATAATGCAGGAGAAGGATGCTATTTATGCCAAGTCTGATTTTTCGGAAGCAGACGGGATGAAAGCCGCCGAATTGGAAGATAAATTCGCGGAGATGGACGGGTGGAATGCCGAAAGCGGTGCGGCCGCACTGCTCAGTGGTTTGGGTATTCGTGAAAGCCTGCATTACCGTCGTATGGGCGATCTGGAACAGAAAGAAAAGGTTCGTGTATTGCTGGCCCAGGCATTGTTTGGTAACCCCGACAACCTGCTTCTCGATGAGCCCACCAACGACCTTGACCTGGAAACCGTGATGTGGCTGGAGAACTTTCTGGCCAATTTCAACAATACAGTGATTCTGGTTTCGCACGACCGTCACTTCCTCGACAGTGTTTCGACCCACACGGTAGATATCGATTTCGGAAAAATACGCATGTTCGGTGGAAACTACTCCTTCTGGTACCACTCGAGTCAGTTGGCTGCCCGCCAGATGGCCCAGCAGAACAAGAAGATGGAGGAGAAGAAGAAGGAGTTGCAGGAGTTTATTTCCCGCTTCAGCGCCAACGTAGCCAAATCGAAACAGACCACGAGCCGCAAAAAGATGCTGGAAAAGCTGAATGTGGAAGAGATTCAGCCATCAACCCGCCGTTACCCCGGAATTATTTTCCAACCCGGGCGGGAAGTGGGTAACAATATCCTTTCGGTGAAAAACCTAAGCAAAAGCATCGACGGCGAAGTACTCTTCAACAACGTTAACTTCACAATAGAGAAGGATGAGAAGGTAGTCTTCCTTTCGCGTGATACGCGTTCGATGACGGCTCTTTTCAACATTCTGAACGGAGATGACAAGCCCGATTCCGGTGAGTTTGAATGGGGAGTAACCGTAACCACCGGCTACCTTCCGATGGATAATAACCGTTTCTTTAAAAACGATTTGCCGCTGGTTGACTGGTTAGCGCAATATACCAACAATACAGACGCCAGCTTCCTTCGCTCGTTCCTCGGAAAGATGCTCTTTTCGGGCGAAGAGATTTTCAAAAACTCAAAAGTGCTTTCCGGAGGTGAAAAGATGCGCTGTATGATTTCACGCTTGATGATGCGCCATCCCAATGTGGTGATGCTGGATAACCCGACCAACCACCTTGATCTGGAATCTATCCAGGCATTCAACAACGGTTTGATTAGTTTTCCCGGCATCGTGTTAATGTCATCGCATGACCACGAGTTCATACAGTCCGTTTGTAACCGTGTCATCGAATTGACTCCGAACGGAACCATCGACAAACTGATAGATTACGACGATTATATTTCCGACGATCGCATCAAGGAATTGCGCGAGTCGATGTACATGCAATAA
- a CDS encoding isoaspartyl peptidase/L-asparaginase family protein, producing the protein MNRTAFLPGFLFLLLFVSFLSGPAQAQPPKYVLVIHGGAGVISRENLSPELEKQFRYKLSQALDTGLAVLSRGGTSIDAVEQTIRVMEDSPLFNAGKGAVFSHYGTNEMDASIMDGKTMNAGAVAGVGDVKNPITLARTVMEKSGHVMLYGSGASEFARQQGLTIVDSSYFFTQRRWDALQRYLAKEGKNKFGTVGCAALDQYGNLAAGTSTGGMTNKKFHRIGDSPIIGAGTYASNLSCAISCTGHGEFFIRYTIARTISALMEYKHLSFHDAADDVINNKLVKAGGDGGLIGVDKDGNVVMMTNTPGMFRGFVKSDGEKQVAIYGDEK; encoded by the coding sequence ATGAACCGAACAGCCTTTCTCCCGGGTTTTCTTTTCTTACTCCTCTTCGTAAGCTTTCTATCCGGGCCGGCACAAGCTCAACCGCCAAAATATGTTTTGGTAATTCACGGAGGTGCCGGTGTTATCAGCCGCGAAAATCTTAGTCCGGAACTGGAGAAACAATTTCGCTATAAACTCAGCCAAGCCCTTGATACCGGACTGGCAGTTTTGTCTCGTGGAGGCACCTCCATTGATGCCGTAGAGCAGACCATCAGGGTAATGGAAGATTCCCCGTTGTTTAATGCCGGGAAAGGCGCCGTTTTTTCCCACTACGGCACGAACGAAATGGATGCCTCTATCATGGATGGCAAAACGATGAATGCCGGAGCTGTGGCCGGAGTTGGCGATGTAAAAAATCCCATCACGCTGGCGCGGACAGTGATGGAAAAATCAGGGCATGTAATGCTTTACGGTTCCGGGGCATCGGAGTTTGCCCGGCAGCAGGGACTGACCATTGTCGACAGCAGTTACTTCTTCACACAAAGGCGATGGGATGCACTGCAACGTTACCTCGCAAAAGAAGGCAAAAACAAGTTCGGAACCGTTGGTTGTGCCGCCCTCGACCAGTATGGCAACCTGGCGGCCGGAACTTCCACCGGTGGGATGACCAACAAAAAATTTCACCGCATTGGCGACTCGCCCATTATCGGGGCAGGCACCTATGCCAGCAACCTGAGTTGTGCGATTTCCTGTACCGGCCACGGCGAATTTTTCATCCGGTACACCATTGCCCGGACCATTTCCGCCCTGATGGAATACAAACATCTTTCGTTTCATGACGCCGCCGATGACGTCATCAACAATAAACTGGTCAAAGCAGGTGGCGATGGCGGCTTGATTGGCGTAGATAAAGACGGAAATGTTGTGATGATGACGAACACACCGGGCATGTTCCGCGGTTTCGTAAAATCCGATGGAGAAAAGCAGGTGGCTATTTACGGCGACGAAAAATAA